The genomic window AATATACTTATCACTGATACTGATCTGACATACTGATTATAATAAAGTGTAGCCATTAAGCCTGGAGGAAACTAATTATAGAACTTTAACATCTGTATTTCTCTCTATTCTAGTTAGAATGTGATTCAAAGTGCTAAGAATCACTGGCAATGCTTGGTGGCCTGTTATGGCATGCATGGCCTCAGTTAACCCAGACAGTAAACCACTGACAAATTTAATTAATTGTAAACTTTGACAAGCCATAGAAAACACATGTAGCTGTTACAGTACTTATCAACCATACAACAAACAATCTTGTTAGAAGCAACCATTGGATGAATCAGAAAAACAACTTGAAATGACCAATCATTGTATAATATATGTACCTCATACATAGCAAAGCTTCTTTGAGACAATTCAGTTGATATTAGTATCCCATGTCATCTCTGAACCATATATGGTTACAGGGAGAATCCTTTGAGGTGGGGGCTTCTACTTACCACATGTAAATGTGGTAGTGGTAATAGCAAGGTATCATTTGTCCAACTCTGCCCTTGCATAACCTTCTATCTGCCACTTTTCTCAACCATAGACTTCAGTCTGTCCCTGTACAGCAAGTTATTGTTCTCTGTTATGGCAGACCAGCTATCCTGCTGATAAAGAAACCTGCTTTACACCTCTGAGTCGTGTATGCTCACTGTACCATGCATTTGTCGTACACGTGATGCCGTTAACCTGTCACCTTTATGCAGTCTTGATCCCATGACACTCAACCTAACCAGGTATAAGATCATCCGGTCAACCTGGTTGCACACACTTGATCATTAATTATTACTGTACTTAGACACGTTGActataaatgattatgatgtgtTGTGTGGATGGATGATTTGTGGCAGAGAAGCAGGATGCTAAGCAGACCATAAAACCGCCATAGAGAATCAGCTGAACTGTTTTCCCCATTACTCTTGAGTAAAGCCTTCCACTGTCACTTTCTGATGTTTACATGTTTATTATAATTGTGTAGAGTTGTACGTGACTGTGTAGTGTCATGACTAGTAATTCAGCAGATATAAAAACTTAAGCCTCTTGGTAATAGTGATCAAAGCCAGATGTGTTCATGCTCAAGTACCACACGGTTGTTGTGTGATTTCAACACTACTACAAACTTCAACATGATTATCTCCACTTGCTGTTTGGATAAGGCATGAAATTGTGTGAAGGGAGTTGGAGATTCTGTGCAAGTACTTACTAATTGTGTTATTGGTAAGTGATTAGTTAACAGTCAATACTGTATTTTAAACTATAGAAAGTAACTTAGACATTAAATTGTTTGGCATTTAAACAACAAGAATTTTACATTTTATTTTATGAGTCTCAGGTACTATTTTGCCTTCCTTGTACACCTGTGTGCTTCTGTGTGTACCTCAAATGTTATATGATTTTCTTTGTGAGCTACGTTTATGCTTAGTAATCAATACTCACTCATCACACTGTTATGTAAATGTAAAATAAATTATGCTTTCTGAATATCTAAATAGTTGTTTTATATTGTATGTTTGTAAAATTAGAAACTAACATCACAATGTACATACGTAACATATATCTACTGTTCAACATTGTATCAAAGACATACAATACAACTATTACTAGTTCATGTTCACACTATTCATAATGTTTGAAGTTAATCCATGTCAACATCAACTGTGACATATTCAATACGATAAACTTCACCAGCACTGCCACGATACACATCAAGGTACAATCCTTTAGTGAGATCAAGGTTACGTTGATAATTAGCAATAAATACAAATCCTTCTTCATGCTCTGTATGGCAAGATCCCCATTTCTCACATGGCTTTATCTGTATCTTAAGCTCACTGGAGTAACCTTGTGAAGGATTTGATAACTTAGGACTAGAACTGTCATATACCCTATTTGTAAGCACATTGTTGACATTGTCACCTTCAGCTTTGTAACATGGAGATGTAGTACCTTTGTTATGTACACCAAAGCCAATGAATCTTACTCCATCACTTATTCCAAAATATGGATCATGATCAGTACTGTCAGCCCACACTGTGTCCATAGCAATTGTCATAGTAACAGTTACACATTTGCTATTATCATCACTGGTTAGAACACCAGGAGGAACCAGTTGAATTTGTAAAACATGTTGTCTGCTGATTCCAGCAAGTATTTCCAGATAGTTAAGTTTGTAGGTATATGACCCATAAATAGTGGCATGTTTGGCTAGCCATTTGGGAGTCATCAACTGGTGATAAGGTTTGACAAGTTTTACCTAGTAGAAGAGAAAAGAAGCTTTTTTTGCACCATTATACTACAAAGATAGAGTACACCTTCacctacactgtacatacatgttGTATATGTTGAGGCATAACACTTCCCTACATAC from Dysidea avara chromosome 2, odDysAvar1.4, whole genome shotgun sequence includes these protein-coding regions:
- the LOC136247253 gene encoding uncharacterized protein; the protein is MKGYVINKHHTILNLTTQETTRAFNKKMVLLLNTVLMLTVTCFTVTVEADIEVKLVKPYHQLMTPKWLAKHATIYGSYTYKLNYLEILAGISRQHVLQIQLVPPGVLTSDDNSKCVTVTMTIAMDTVWADSTDHDPYFGISDGVRFIGFGVHNKGTTSPCYKAEGDNVNNVLTNRVYDSSSPKLSNPSQGYSSELKIQIKPCEKWGSCHTEHEEGFVFIANYQRNLDLTKGLYLDVYRGSAGEVYRIEYVTVDVDMD